The segment AGTTGCCAGAAACTGGAGGCAGGGACAGTTTATATTCCTTATTCCAGTCAGAGAGAGGTACTTGGTAATAAGTACTAGTCTCTACTCTTCAACCCAAAGTCTGTCCTAAGGCATAGAAATTCAACACTTATCCTTTAATGTAGTATGTGTGTCCTCCTGCTTTCCACCAATACCAAAATTCTCAGTAGGTTCAGAGACGGTATAAGGCCAGGAAGTTTGCTCTAGACATCAAGTCTATGGAGCAGCCTTGTGTCAGAAGCTTAAAAGAACATCAAAAGCCTAGCTAGCATGGGCTCTAACAAGTTGCTAGGAGGGGCAATAAATGTGTTCTGGCTGAagctcagatcctcagatctcagcctggaaaaataatataaactcacAATTGGCAAAGTGATTCCTAGCAAAAATTTGAGCAAAGTCCAAATGTGGTTCTCACATTCAGACTTTCCAAAAATGTTGTGGCTCTACAAGCTGTGTATTTGTCCTTGGGTCTAAGAGACAGTGGTCATCATAAGGCAGTAAGCAGGAAGAAAGAATCCCACTTTGCCCATTCTTTGGGCTGACATTTGGCCTGAGCCCTACTGAAATGTTTGCCCAAGGGGTAGAAGGGGAGATACCTAAAGCTGGGCCACTTGACTCCCTTGGAAGCTCCATACAGACTCCACTGCTGAGGGTtgagaatatggcccagtggtaaagtgctcgccttgtatacatgaagccctgggttcgattcctcagcaccacatatatagaaaaagtcggaagtggtgctgtggctcaacaccactaaagaaaagaaaatgaagataagcCAGACTTCACTGCTGATGGCACTAGGAAAGTTCATGTACATGAGAACAAAATTCAGGGATTTTGTCTTAGCATGGCCACCATTTGGAGTATGGACACTCAACTCTACCCTCTGCGCTAGGCCACACTTAAGGGCAAATACTAGTCACCCCGAGGGTTGCTGTGAGGACTAGCTAAGGGCAGTAGTGTGTCCAAGTGCTTGTAACTTGTCAGGTATTTGGTATGGACATTGCTACTCGAGCCTTGGATGTTTTCCAAGTCCAAGACCCTGTAGGAATTACATCTATCATTACTCAAAGACCAGCAGCAATAATTGTAGATGTTGTAACTTAAGCAAATCTCTAAAGCAGATGGAGCCAGACACAGGAATTCTccccaaccacaggaaggaatgtTCCTCCTGTATCTATCATTCATGCcagaataataatagaaaaaaaggcATTCCTTCATCTGCAGAAAAACATTCTTGCCACAGGAAGCTAGGCTTACTCGTCCTCCCTCTTCACCTTTGGGCAAAGGAAACAGATAAGAACTCTTCTTGAATGGAGCCAGTAGAAAGAACTCAAATTCTTTACAGCAGTGGTAGCGTCACACACACCTTGGTCTACCCAGTGCCTAGCACATAGCATTCACAAAATATCTGAAAAGGTCATGGAAAGCCAAAAGCATATCAGAAAGTTTTGTCTTTTGAAAGGTAGTTAAGACTCTTCCAAACAGCTTTACAGATGCTGTTTGAACCCAGTGGGTTAAAAAAGACAAGACAACCATCCCAAGTCAGGGGTCTCATATTCCTTCAACTACCATCATCTCCCAAGCTCCTGCAAGAGTTGCCTCAGGCAGTGTCCCAAGACCATCTAGGGTTTGGACCTGAAGGTtgagcagaggaggaaggggcATAAGTTACTAAGGCCAGAGGAAATCTCTTTGCTTGAAGAAGCTGCCAGAGCCTGTGGCAGAGGCCAGGGGAGGAACAAAACCTTTGGCACTATATGTAGATGCAAGCATCCATGGAAAACTGGCTTTGTGGTTTTAAAAGCATGGTTTCAATAAACATTGAATTGGAACTCTGGGGCAGGCAGTGCACAGCACAGCAGGGCAGAGTCGTCTCCTTTTCTGTAGGATGGGTGGAATGAGAAGGGTCCATCTctgctcttcttccctttctttcccttcccttcctaagTAGCCAGCTTATAGGTAGAAGCAGTTTGGGGCTGAGAGTTAGAAACCTTGGGTCATGGTTGACTAAGGGAgacttcttggggcctgttagcCCTATCTGTGAAAATATGTGAAGTGGCTGGCCTAGGTTTCACCACCCAGCATGTTAGAGGAGCAGGGAGCTTGTCTACTTACAGAGCCACTGTTGATAGGCTGCTATCTATGCTTAGCTTATAGAGGGCCAGCTGCCCTCAGAGCCAACAGGACAACCTTCAGCTCCCTTTGCACCACATGCGCTATCCCCGAGGACACTAGCATAGAAGCAGAAAACAGAGCTCTGTGCCTGTAGAACTAGGGTCATCCTCTGCCCTGGAGAAGCAGCTGGGAGTCCAGGTtggctgggagggaggagaaggtagCATCCATGAGTACCATCACTCATGTAACAAGGAAGCCACTTGGCCACCTGCTCCTCATGCCAAAGAGCATGAACACAGAACAAGATGAACACAGACTCTATGGAGTCAGGGAGGCCTGAAccctcattcctcctcttcctctttgttgCATTCTGGGGCGGGGCATGTTGAGCCCAGGTTTCCTAAGTAGAAAATGGGTATAATATTACAAGGAAGTTGTGAGGGTTAGACCATGAATGCAAAATGCCAAGAACAGTATTTGGCACCAACTAGCTACTCAGCAAAGGTGTGCTTGTGAGTTGTGTGCCTTTCAAATGCTCCCTTGTTCAAATGAGCTTGGAGACTCTTATTCCAGGTAGGTAAAAATGAGAAGCCCCAAAAAGGAGTCAGGAATTCTCATTTAAAAACCCTTGGTTGGATGATAGTCTGCAACAGGAAAGTGAAACATGCTCAAGATTGGAGTTACATCTTTAGGATGAATCATAGTCCCAAGGCAGAAGACAGGAGGTGAAATGGTCTCCAGAACCATTTCAAGGATAGCTGCATCTGGTGAGGCCTCCAAAGCTGAAGGCCCCAAGGACTTGAAGAAGACACTTTCTGAAGATTGGCAATGGAGTCAACTTCTACAGGACAGTTCTCCCTATGCCGGGAATTGTGGAAACAATGAATAAAGCCACAGGCTTCTAGGCTCAGGGAGACTTTGGAGCCAGGCATCAATGGACTTGGGGGACTGCCCCTTATCATGCTGCCTCCAAGCAACAAGAGATTATCTAGGGTTTCTCAGGGTGCCAGGTTTGGGTCTAGTAGCCTGAGAAGTCTCTGTCCCACTGCCAGGTGGCAGTGTCACTGAGTGGACTAAGAATCTTTCTTTTCAAGGCAAGAAGCCAATGTGGATTTTCATCTCGTCAGCTGTGGCTTGAGTCTCTAGGGTTGCTGAGGTGGTGGGGGTCAGATTCCAGGGCCTCTGTCATTTCAGCCACTCACTCCATCATGGGAGGGAagaagccacagcactactgggcaccccttcctttgaaattcacGGAGCCTGGTAAATTATGATGACTGTTAAATAGGCTGGGTAGATCAGCAGTGATAGAATGACCCATGCAGGAAGGGACAGGCTAGGGCTTCTTCCTGAGGTAGTTGGAAGGAATCCAGCCTTCCCAGGAAGGGGCTCCACTGATGACATGGCAAAACCACCAGCCGCTGCTGTTCTTTTCCTGGACTTCAAACACCGTCCCTTCCTGGAAGCTGCTGGTATCTTCGTCTCCTTCAAAGTTGGCCATAGCAACATACAAAGTATCTTTCAAGCCATCAGCTTTCTGGAAGGAGGTtgcagctcctccctccctgtttTCCACCATCTTGCTGGCTGTACGTGGTCCTAGCCCACCTTTGCCTCGTATGTCATCTTGGTTCACAGAGTAGTTAGAGAGAAAAGGCTTGGCTTTGGGAGGAACCAAGAGGGCACGGCCTGGAGTAGGAGCTCCCTTGTTTTCATTGCCTTCATGTTGTGGCCCTCTGACTTCTGGGGGGGGcctggatgatgatgatgttttCTTGGGGGGAGGTGGTCTCCTGGGTGGGACCACAGGTCTTTGCTGGGTAGCTTCTTGGAGAGGCGTGGGTATATTCTTGGACCCAGGATCTGTGCTCTTGGCTGGCCTTGGAGGGGCTCTGCAAGACATCTCTTTTGGGCTgagcccctcctgcctcccaggcctgtcctgggcttgtgCAGGTCCCTCCCTGGGGAggaagctttggctcaaggccacatCTTGGCCCCCAGAAGCCTGGTGGTTCTCCCCATCCAGCAAGGATTTCTCTGGGGACTTGGCAGGCCTGAGCTTACTCCTGAGGTTGCAGATATCCACTTGGTCTTCACCCTGAGCTGGCTCTGTCCTTGGGGAAGGAGATGGCTTAGGCCTAACCTGAGGTCTGGACTTCAGGAATGGGTTTTGGGGGGCAGCTCCTGGCTTTTCCTCGGGTGGCTCAGCCTTGGATTTGGGGACAGGCCGGAGGTTGGGCTTCTTTACTTCCTTAGCCAAAACCTTGTGGCCACACTCCAGCCCCATGTCATTTTTCAGTTGGAATAACTTGCTTTTGTCAAGTTTGTGCTCTGGCTTCCTGCTCTCCCGGGCTGGAGGGCTGTGCTTGGCTGGAATCATTGGCAAAATCGTGCCAGGAGGCTTGGGTGAAGAAGACCAGTGCTGCTCCATTCTCTGCCGCTCCCTCTCAAGCAGTGTTCCTTCTGACTTGATGATAGACTCTTTTCGAGGAGGGAGGCTAGGCTTTTCCTCCAGGGTCGGGTCTGAGATTTCCTCATAGCCTGCGGATGCGGACATATCTGAAGATGCCTTTCTCGgggcttcctttcctcccttccaatCTTTGGACCAAATCATCCCAGAGTCCACAGGACCATGTGGTGCCTCAGGGAGGGGCCTGGAGGGTCCCATTGCTTCACTGCTTGTGTTATTCTCAACCACTGCTGCATCCCCAAGTCGAAGTTGGGTCATCTCATGGGGCAGGGGAGCCAAAAAATTGGGTCTGGAGGCATTGCTGGTCTTCTTGTACTTGTCAATGAAGGTTGCTGGGGCCCATCCTTCCTTATCTTCCATCTGAATGTACCACCAGCCACTCAAGCTCTTCTCAATTACCTGGGAGGGGGACAAAGGAAACCACTTAGGAGGTTCTGGGGCCAGAACGGTCTGAGTGTACCATTATGCAGCTGAGTCTTTGCAGTTTGTAGCTTTTCCTACAATTTCTATGGAAGCAAGTTATTGAGACATCACCACACATCAAGACATTTTTCATGGGCATATTTTCatgtccagttttttgtttttttttgtgttttttttttttttttttttttttttttttttttttttttttttgccagtcctgggccttggactcagggcctgagcactgtccctggcttccttttgctccaggctagaactctgtcacttgagccacagtgccacttctggccgttttccatatatgtggtactggggaattgaacccagggcttcatgtatacgaggcaagctctcttgccactaggctataatattcccagccctcaagtccaGTTTTTTAAAACTAGGATCTTGATACACTGTTGCACAGGCTGTGTTCAAGTGATTCTTATGGCTcaacctcccaagcagctgggactGTAGAAATAAGCCCCTTGCGCCTAGTTTTAGATTCTTCCAAGGACCACTGAAAGATCATGCAGACAGTGCCTCAGAAGAGCACGATAGGGAGTGgaccattcatccattgagaccCAGTACCTCCCCACCCAGGGTTTATCTCCCTTTGCTTTCTGAAAGGTGTCAGCTGCCAGTCTGCAGGTAACCTATATGAATTGGGTCAccaatattcttaaattttttattttgtttgtttatttgccagtcctgaggcttggatgcagggcctgggcactgtccctgagcctctctgtgctcaaggctagcactctaccacttgagccacagcaccacttccagctttttctgtttatgtggtactgaggaattgaacccaaggcttcatgcatgctaggcaagcactctaccgctaagccccaatcccagccccaaaatttttactttatttattacattatgtacttatttatttttattcttaccaaattaaaaaaaaagcacaaagcaaAAGCCATATAGAACCCAAAAGACCCTTGATCAAGCAAGCTACTTTGAGCGCCAAATGAAATAGCAGGCTAGTGTTTAAAGGAATCACATTTAGTTCAATGGTATGCTTGTGTGCAGTCAGGGAAACAGAAGCTGGTAGAGTGGAGCAGACTTCATCTCTGGCTCCATCTCCTTCTGGGATACAGACCTATGGAATGGAATGGTGGGCAGAGTCACTGCTGCTATTTAACATCTTGTCCATTGGGTCCAGTATTATATGGCTGAATTCACATGGGCAAAAGGTGCACAAGCTGCATATTATGGGCTGAACCATGCCCCTCCCAAATCCGTAAGTGAAGCCTTAGCCCTAACATCCTGGACTTTTGAATGTCACCAGATTTAGATAGGGCCTTTAGAAAGGCAAATAGATTAATGCAGGTCATCAGAGGATACTCTAATCCTAAACAATCGGTGTCTGCATAAGAAGAGGATATTTGAAAATACATACAAACCAAGGTGTTACCATGTGAGGGCATAGCAGGAAGGTGACCATCTGCAGCCAGGGAGGGACATTAGGAGAAAACAACCCTTCTGACACCTCCATCTAGGACTCTAAGACCACACAAGTGTGAGAAATAAATGCCTGTTGTTTGACATACCACATCTGTAGCAGTTCATTATGGCAAGCCTAGTCAACTAATATACTACAGTTCTCTAGCAGGCTGTTAAAAAGGAGATCTGATTAATGCTCACAATCTCCCTGAGAGATGGGGACTGCCATCCTGTTTTACACAGGTAGAATCAAATGCTGAAGGGTTACGGAGAAAATGGTGGAGGACAGGCAAAAGTAGACAGTGGGCACTGGAGCTGGAGCTCTGACTACTGCCATGCCCTTGCCCTTCAGGAGACCTGTAGATGGAGGAATTGTGCCTGGGCTGAGAAACTGATTCAGGAACCAAGGGGGCTTAGGGCATGGTTGTACTGATACCGTACACTACAGCCTGGCTGGAGGGAGATAGTAGCCACAGAACCAGGAGGTTTGGCTCTAAGGCTTGTAGTCCTGGGATCCAGTGAAGGCAACATCAAGCTCAAGATCTTCTCCATAAACTCCGTTCTACCTAGTCCTGGTAAGACAATATTTTAACTATCCCTTACATTTCTATGTGCCTGAGAAATACTTTCTAGCTCTAAGCCCATGGAcacaaaaagatatttcaaaaaaAGATATGTGCTGGACTTTATCCAGGGATTACAGTATACATACAAAGGAACAGGAAGAAAAGGAGTgaggaataaaaatagaaaaaaaaagtggagaaaggtgatacaaaagaaataaagtcgATCACAAAGGACTACATACTATACAATTCTTGAAATAACTAAAATAGGCAAATCTATACCATCAGAAAGgccgggggaggggtggagaaacAGGCTGTGACTGTTATTGAATTAGGGACTTCTTCCTGTTCTCAAATTAAATAGTGACGATGGAtgtacaactcttttttttttttttttttttttttttttggccagtcctgggccttggactcagggcctgagcacggtccctggcttcttcccgctcaaggctagctagcactctgccacgtgagccacagcgccgcttctggccgttttttctgtatatgtggtgctggggaatcgaacctagggcctcgtgtatccgaggcaggcactcttgccactaggctatatccccagcccctgtacaactcttttttaaaataggtCTGAGACCTGGACTTAAACTAGGTaactgatgctttcactcactgtctagtgctctaccagctgagccatgcctctaaccccaaTGGATGTACAACTCAGTGAACATATAAAGCTCTAAATTTCACATTTCAAACTGGTAAATGGTTTGGTGTGTGAATCTCAATAAAGTTGTTAActtcatttcttcctgttttgaGAAGCAGAAGGAGATGAGGGAACAGTGTAGGAGATGATGTTTGGAATCAAGAATGAAAGCacgggccaggcactggtggctaataactgtaatcctagctactcaggatgctgagacctgaggatcccagttcaaagccaggcaggaaagtccatgacactcttatcttctatAGACTGCACagagaaagctgggagtggcactgtggctcaagtggtaaagaactagccttgagaaaaataatctgaaggacagcacacagaccatgagttcaagcacaaaaacaaaaacaaaaaagaacaaaagcaggCAAGGAACAGTAAGTGTACTCACCTCAAccttcaggccagcctggaagcTGATGCCATCTGGGATAGTGGTCTGGAACTCAGCAATGGTGTAGTACTCTTCTTCAACCTTGGGTGGTATGGGAGGCTTCGGCAGCTTGAGACCTCGAGGCTGGTAGTGTTATACACAGGGCCAAACATTTAACTGTAACACTGAGGCAGGTTAGGACGGGGGACTGGGGTAGGGAAACACACAGGGTGACTGTGGGGCCCTGGTGGCTTGGCTGCTGTCATCTAGATGAAATCTAACTAGCCCTTCAACTTTAAAGCAATGAGAAGAAACATGGTACATTTAGCTTCATCATGAAAATTTGGGACCAGACAATAGTCTCTGAATTTAAGAGGACTTTAAGAATAGTCTGAATTTAAGAAGAATAGAAATTTTCAAATCAGATCAATCTGGGTTGAAAAAAACACACCTGGTGATAGATATGATCTTGGGCAAATCACCTCCCTTCTGGAGCCTCAGCTTTATGCCCTGTACTGTGAACTGTGAGCATAGTACAGTACTGACCTGGTAGGCTTGTTATTAAGCACTAAATAAGAACCCAGTGAATCACCTGCTGAACAGCATGGCACcaataggtgctcaataaatggcaAACATAAAAAACGAAAGCCCTCTCTCAAAGAACAGGCTGCGTAACTCTTATCCAAAATGTTGGACCAGAAGTGATTTAGATGGGACCCAAGTTAAAATgcaacatttatttatattttatgcataaatgtgtgtatgcatgtatcaTGATGtagacagaatttttttcttttcttttcttttttttttttttttttttttttttttttttttttttgcctgtcctgaggcttagactcagggcctgagcactgtccctggcttctttttgtgtctacctcttgagccacaacgccacttccagattcttctgtttatatggtgctgagaaatggaacccagggcttcatgcatgctaggcaagcactctactaagctacattcccagcccccttagacAGCATTTTAATGCATCTGTATTATGACTGCAATGTATCACATGAGGTCAAGGGTGGAACTTTCCACTTGTGGCATCATCTATGCATTCAAGAAGTTTCAGATTTGGGATTTTTAGATTAGGGATGTTCTGCCTGAATTGGTTGAAGAGAATATCGCGAGTTGCcagtgatacacacctgtaaaacaactcaggaggctgagatctgaggatcccagtttgaagtcgCATGGGCAGGATAGTCTATGAGATTTTaacctccactaaactaccaaaaaagctgaaagtggggctggggatatagcctagtggcaagagtgcttgcctcgtatacatgaagccctgggttcgattccccagcaccacatatacagaaaacggccagaagtggcgctgtggctaaagtggcagagtgctagccttgagcaaaaagagccagggacagtgctcaggccctgagtccaaggcccaggactggccaaaaaaaaaaaaaaaaaaagctggaagtggagctgtagctcaaatggtagagcactagctttgagcaaaagaagctcagggatagactctaggctctgagttcaagccccaggaccagtactaaatgcaaaacaaaacaaaatctgggtGATATAACAAGGTCATCACAAATGTTATTTGTGTCTTCTCTAAGCCGACGCACTATCTGAGAAGTTGCGTTGTTTGAGAAGATTAATCTAAGAGGAGTGGGCTGAGGAAATGCAGGTTCCCAGTGTGAAATGTCAAAGTGCACTGTGGAACACAAACACATTGTTTCACCCGCCTGGACCTCAGTTTTCCCACCTGTTCACATAAAGCTTGCTTCAAAAGATTTCTGTATGCATAGGAAAGCATAGTCTGGAAGGATGAGGACATATTGGGCCAGTGGGCATCCCTGCCAGTCTTCAGCAAGGAATACTTACAATGGTCATATCCCGGCGAGGAGGGGGTCTCTGCCTCATTTTTGGCGATCCTATGGTGAAACAAGATGTGTTTCATTCATGTGTTAGGCTCCACAGACAGAATCCTGCATGTGGATGCCAGGGAGGTCAAATTCCTTCCACAGACTGTGCAGAAGCTCATGCTCTTCTCACACCCAACTCAGGATCCTCTATCAACTTGGCCGTTCCTGGATCTTTTCCAGGTGGAAACagaagaagtggaggtatggcttaagctGCAGAGaaccagccttaagtggaaaaagccaagttgatagaggccctgagttcaagtccaagtactagcacacaaaaaaatacactgtTTTTCTGAGCCATGTGCTTatggttctcacctgtaatcctagctacttaggaggctgagatctgaggatcatagttcgaagccagcctgacagaaaagcccctgtgagactcttatatccaattaaccaaagagcactagcctgggccctgaatgcaagccccacaaccgaccaaaacaaaacacaacacaaggGGATGGAGGTGAATCCCTGAGTAATGGAAAGCTTTGCAGGATGGCAAAGAGCATAGGCCTTAGAATGACAGGGTTGAGTCTAGACTCACAGGCTCCCAACACAGGACAAACACATTATCTGACTCTGAGCCACAAAACCCTTCTGTGGGTAAGCCACTCCTGGGACAACAGGAAGCAAACAATTGCGAAGCTTTTGGTTCATGGCTGGTAGGCATCAATGTTGTTatgcttttttttggtttttgtgagttatggggcttgaactctgggcctagtaaTGCTTTGTTTTGTGCTCTAGAACAAGCCCAACTAAATAACACATAAGGAAGTGGAACCAAACACTGTCAGGCTGCCTTTGGGGCTTTTTACCCCGAAACTGGACTGCTGTAGTGTAAGCCTCAAGTCAGAAGGCTGAATGCAATGGTCCAGGGTCTGGCTAAAGGCAGTGTTTCACCAAGGTGATGCCTGTGATGCCTGTGCTGCCGGAACTAGTGTGGCACAGTTCCCCTTGAGGGGTTGTTCAGCAGCTGGGATATGGAGGAGAGTGGTAATTCCTCAACGACATAGTTCCCCAGTCTATTAGAGTAAATAGAAGTGGAATTTTAGCCAACACACTTAGCTGCTCATATAAAACTATATTTATGAGCAAGAGGGACAAGATGTGAGAAACTCTTAAGCACACAGTAGGTCATGAGATGGTAGGATCTTGTGTGTGGTTTACTCACTCGGCTTTATGTCACCATCAGATACCAAGCGGCCTTCAAGCCAGCCATCCCTCTGGTTGTTGATCAGTTCCTTCTCCCTACCCATTGCATTCTGCTGCCGCCCCACACCATCCAGGTCGAGGGCCCCTGTGTGGCTGGAAGACACAGGACCCAGCTTCAGGGGCAAGGGCTCTCCACTGCTCTTCTTTAGGTAGGATGCAGGGGCCCATCCTTCTTTGCCCTGGAACCTGGAAGGAGAAGCAAGGATGCCAATCACGCTACCTGCCAGTCCAGGGGAAAAAGCCACACTTGCTGATCATCACACTTCAGGAACTGGATGGCAGGGACACTATGTCCTAACTGCCAAGGTCCAGAAGCTGGCCCATTGCCTTCTGATGTGCCTGAGACCCTGGCTTGAACTTGCAGGCCTTTCCAATCTGTTTGCAGCACCCATCCACCAGGCTTGCAGTCTCTAAATGCACCACTGCCTGTCACTGCCTCATAGATGCTGCTCTTGGTGTCCTTCTACTTAGAAaactctttcccctctccttgcTGGTAAGAAGATGCTTCCTGGGTTGGTTAACACCATTCTTTACTCAAGTTCTTCCTTACTCCAAACCCTGTGACCATGGCTTCCTAATCAGCAACACATTGCACTGGGCTGTAGCTATCCCATCTCCTGGTTAGAACATGAGTATCTGGAGCAGGGACGTTGGTTGATTCAGCTCACTGCTAGTGGCCTGCCTGCCAGCGAGTTgatgaagaaatgaaaggaaagggggctacactgatcaagatgcactgtattcttacactgctttgtggaatggcaactcttttacacaactacttaaagatccaTGAAAGGAATTCAGCAAGTGTTAGGATCAGCTAGTTTTTTGCACAACAGAATTCAGTTTAATAGCAATGACCAGAAGGTGGGTGTAGACCAGAGCTATGCTGGAGGCAGCACATATCAGCCATGTGCCAATGGTGCACACAGCTGCTCAACTCTACATTTGGCGACACTACACTGGTGAGTGGACAGTGGGCATGTTGGAAGCATTTACACCATGGAAACTGGCAAACAGAACTGAGAGCACCTTTATCATGGTAAGCTGCTTTACGACACCTTTCAAAACATCTCCACACCTGTAGGGGAAAGATTAGTATCTACCTTTATGTGGGTCAAACATTTTGTTGAgtcatttaaaaaactaaataggAACTAGGTactagtgggtcacacctgtaatcctagctacctcaggaAGTCTGGGTaccagttcaaaagccagcccagacaggaaagtccatgagactctcagctccaatttttttaaccaccaaaatattgaaagtggcgtggtggctcaaatggtagagtgctagctttagcacagaagctcaggggcagtgcccaggccttgagttcaagccccaggaacagcagcagaaaattttaaaacgcaaaaaaactaaaccaaataggtctatattttaatgtgaaaaaaacattctttagaagtggag is part of the Perognathus longimembris pacificus isolate PPM17 chromosome 25, ASM2315922v1, whole genome shotgun sequence genome and harbors:
- the Sh3pxd2b gene encoding SH3 and PX domain-containing protein 2B — translated: MPPRRSIVEVKVLDVQKRRVPNKHYVYIIRVTWSSGSTEAIYRRYSKFFDLQMQMLDKFPMEGGQKDPKQRIIPFLPGKILFRRSHIRDVAVKRLIPIDEYCKALIQLPPYISQCDEVLQFFETRPEDLNPPKEEHTGKKKSGSDLTSVDPMVLEQYVVVANYQKQESSEISLSVGQVVDIIEKNESGWWFVSTAEEQGWVPATCLEGQDGMQDEFSLQPEEEEKYTVIYPYTARDQDEMNLERGATVEVIQKNLEGWWKIRFQGKEGWAPASYLKKSSGEPLPLKLGPVSSSHTGALDLDGVGRQQNAMGREKELINNQRDGWLEGRLVSDGDIKPRSPKMRQRPPPRRDMTIPRGLKLPKPPIPPKVEEEYYTIAEFQTTIPDGISFQAGLKVEVIEKSLSGWWYIQMEDKEGWAPATFIDKYKKTSNASRPNFLAPLPHEMTQLRLGDAAVVENNTSSEAMGPSRPLPEAPHGPVDSGMIWSKDWKGGKEAPRKASSDMSASAGYEEISDPTLEEKPSLPPRKESIIKSEGTLLERERQRMEQHWSSSPKPPGTILPMIPAKHSPPARESRKPEHKLDKSKLFQLKNDMGLECGHKVLAKEVKKPNLRPVPKSKAEPPEEKPGAAPQNPFLKSRPQVRPKPSPSPRTEPAQGEDQVDICNLRSKLRPAKSPEKSLLDGENHQASGGQDVALSQSFLPREGPAQAQDRPGRQEGLSPKEMSCRAPPRPAKSTDPGSKNIPTPLQEATQQRPVVPPRRPPPPKKTSSSSRPPPEVRGPQHEGNENKGAPTPGRALLVPPKAKPFLSNYSVNQDDIRGKGGLGPRTASKMVENREGGAATSFQKADGLKDTLYVAMANFEGDEDTSSFQEGTVFEVQEKNSSGWWFCHVISGAPSWEGWIPSNYLRKKP